The following proteins are co-located in the Flectobacillus major DSM 103 genome:
- the porV gene encoding type IX secretion system outer membrane channel protein PorV produces the protein MIRKVTNALRASLMLGLTMSAASVVAQTQTPVQGSLKSVPSPVIGSLIFTPDARSAGMGDAGVAISTADGDANAIFWNPGKLPFSGKDMGVSLSYTPWLRQLVNDMALLNGSFYKKIKNDQVIGASIHYFDMGLFQQTDNNGNNLGNFNSKEYAINLSYSRKLSEKLGLGVNLKYINSTLFSGVVTNSSGGSFTAQPVNTVAADIGIFHTSKSDKPWNYNWGVMIQNISGRVSYGGNESNFIPTNLKAGFAAINSIDEHNKLTLTADINKLMVPTPTYDANGNLKLPSTAIGGILGSFGDAPGGFSEELKEVAVSLGAEYLYNDMFAGRAGYYFENGTKGGRKYATVGVGIKLEKKYGLDFAYLIPTASGSPLAQTLRISLHANFNSAPKVAAN, from the coding sequence ATGATTAGAAAAGTTACAAACGCTCTTAGAGCGTCTTTGATGCTTGGATTGACAATGTCTGCAGCAAGTGTTGTAGCTCAAACACAAACACCTGTGCAAGGTTCGTTAAAATCTGTTCCTTCACCTGTAATCGGCTCATTGATTTTCACTCCTGACGCTCGTTCTGCAGGTATGGGTGACGCGGGTGTTGCAATTTCTACAGCAGACGGTGATGCCAACGCAATATTCTGGAACCCAGGAAAACTCCCTTTCTCAGGCAAAGACATGGGCGTTTCTCTTTCATATACCCCTTGGTTACGTCAATTAGTAAACGACATGGCATTATTGAATGGTAGTTTTTATAAAAAAATTAAAAACGACCAAGTGATTGGGGCATCAATTCACTATTTTGACATGGGCTTGTTCCAACAAACCGACAACAATGGTAACAACTTAGGTAATTTTAATTCAAAAGAATATGCAATTAACTTATCCTATTCACGTAAATTATCAGAAAAACTAGGTTTAGGGGTAAATTTAAAATACATTAATTCTACTTTGTTCTCGGGCGTTGTAACCAACTCTAGCGGTGGTAGCTTTACAGCACAACCTGTTAATACTGTAGCAGCAGATATTGGGATATTCCATACTTCTAAAAGTGATAAACCTTGGAACTATAACTGGGGGGTAATGATTCAAAATATTTCGGGTCGTGTGTCTTACGGTGGTAATGAATCAAACTTTATCCCTACTAACCTGAAAGCTGGTTTTGCCGCAATCAACTCTATCGACGAACATAACAAACTTACTCTTACTGCCGACATCAATAAGCTGATGGTGCCAACGCCAACTTACGATGCCAACGGTAATCTCAAATTACCTTCAACAGCTATTGGTGGTATCTTGGGTTCGTTTGGTGATGCTCCAGGTGGTTTCAGCGAAGAGTTAAAGGAAGTAGCTGTATCATTGGGTGCTGAATACCTTTACAATGATATGTTTGCTGGCCGTGCGGGTTACTACTTCGAAAATGGTACTAAAGGTGGTAGAAAATATGCTACCGTTGGTGTAGGTATCAAATTAGAGAAAAAATATGGTTTAGACTTCGCTTACTTGATTCCTACTGCAAGTGGAAGTCCTTTGGCACAAACATTAAGAATTTCTTTACATGCTAATTTCAACTCAGCTCCTAAAGTTGCAGCAAACTAG